Part of the Sporosarcina sp. FSL K6-2383 genome is shown below.
ATCTAATAACGAAGAGACCTTAAAGGTCATGGAAAATAACCAGACAAAAATGGTTCTTTGGAATACAGATACACTAGATTGGAAAAGCCATAATGCCGATAAAATTGTGAATGCTGTACAGACATCTAAAGTTTCTGGTTCCATCATTCTTCTCCATGAATCCCAAGCTGTCATCGACGCTTTGCCACAAATCATCGACTACCTACAATCCCAGGATTTACAAATCGTCAATTTGCAGTAAAAAAAACATTTGTTGCTACATGAACAAATGTTTTTTTTATTTTCTTTAATGATAAATTACTGCTTCGATTTGAAAACACGACTCTTTGGAAAAAGCCTTTTCCAACTAAAGTAAATAACTACGCAAAGGACTATGACATAGACGTAAATACCGTAATCAAAAATGTTAGCGATAAGATGACCGACAACAAAGATACCGACCAGTAAACCGAGTAGCAGCATTTTAGCCGCCCCTGCATCTTGGGCAAATTCAAAGGACTCGGAAAAAGGATACTCTCCGGCCTTCAAAATCGTGTATGTTATAAGCATTTGCACAATTCCAACCAAGAAAATTGCGAATAGATCTGGCAATATTCTCACTGTGAAAATCCAAGTAAATACAAAGCTGAGTACTAAAAAAACAGGCAAATACAATTTCACTAAAAAGGCTTTCAATGCCCCACTATAGGCGGCAGACGGCTGTTGAATGGGTGCAGCCTTAAACAACCAATTCCCTTTATAACTTACCGAGAACTTTAGCATATGAACGATATTGGGAATCATCAGGTTACAAAAATACATAAATAAAAACATATTCCCCATCGCAATGTCTGACAACGTTCGCCCGCGCAATTCATTGAAAATAAAAATGAACGGAAAAACAAGCGACATTCCAAGTACCGGGTACACCTTCAGCTTAAATTCTCGCTCTTTCTTCATCATCAGCACAGCAAAACGGAAGAATACTCTTTCTTCCGTATTCCAGCACACCATTTTTGCCCACGCCTCATCCCACCAATTGTTTTTCCGCTTCCTTTTTTTCGTATCATTCATTAACTTCTCTAAATTTCGTTCAAAAGAAGGCATTAAACGAGCGTAACTATACATGGCGAGCAACGGGACACAGATGGCAAGAATCGCAAAGACAATCATATAATAGGTTACATGATGGGCTAACAGCAGCTCGAACAGCGCACCATACCAAATAGGCGGTATGAAAAAATGCCACCAGCTAAATAGATACGTAAAATCTACGTCAACAAACTGAAATGATCGCATAAGTAGTTGATAGCCAACAACGACACCAATCGTTAACATAATTTGCACGTAGTTAATAATATCCTTAAGTTTTTCACCATCGAAAAACCGCAGAATAAACAAATATAATAATGAAGTAAAGACGACGACAAGCAAGATTGTTAACAATAACCCAACTAGAAAAACAAGTGCAAAACCTATACCGTGTGTGAACAGACCCACGATGAGTGGAATCGTCACAAGCGAGCCCGTAATGAACACCATATAGATCATAATATGTACAATTTTCGCCGCACTAATTGTTCTTCCGCTTATCGGCTTTGTTTGTAAAATATTTTTATCCCTCACATCGAGCAAGACAGACGAAAAATCCGAAATCATCGACGTTGTTAAAAAAAACATAATGATGCCGAAAGCAACGCTCATTTGAAAAATATAATTTTCACCAAACACCATAAATGGGATGAGCATAAGTCCATACAAGCCATAGATCCACAGTGATTTCAAAAACTGATTGCCGTCCTTCTTTTTCCTAGCATCATTAAAAATCGTTGGCACCCTTCGCTCATCCATCGTCAGTTTGATACGCAAAATTTTGTCCATAGCTTCGTAATCCACGCCTAGTCTTTTACATACAGGTTTGAATAACGCTAAAAATTTCAATGATCGAAAATCACGCATACGTCTGCCCCTCTTGTACAATCGACACAAATTTCTCTGCTCTATTTTTATGGTCAGTAAAGCCCGTCAATTGATTGAAGATCTCAGCAAGAGTCCCTTCTTCGCTCATTTCCTGCAATTCCTCAAAACTACCATCTGCAATCACTTCGCCTTTCACAAGCAAGACGATGCGATTACTAATTTTCTCGACGAGGTCCATAATATGTGACGAATAAAAAATGGTTTTTCCTTGCGCAGCAAGCTGTGCTAAAATCTCCTGAATTACCATCATACTATTTGCGTCTAGCCCACTTAACGGCTCATCTAAAAATAATAAGTCTGGATCATGCAATAAGCTCGAAATGATTAAAACCTTTTGCTTCATCCCTTTTGAAAACGAAGATAGACGTGTGTTCCTAACATCACCTAAGTCGAATTCATTCATAAGCTTTGTCGCTTTTTCTTCCGCATATTCCCGACTCATTCCATACAGCTCAGCAACAAAGACCAAATACTCGCTTGCTGTCAAATTATCGTATGCTTCCGCATTTTCTGGGACATAGCCAATTTTGCGTTTATACGAAGGGTCACCCGAGGCAATATCCTGTCCAAAAATCTTTACTTTTCCCTGGTAAGTATCAATGAGTCCTAGCATGATTTTAACCGTTGTACTCTTTCCAGCACCGTTTGGCCCAATGTAACCAATTATTTGCCCTCTAGACACTTCTAAATTGACGCCATTTAATACACGTTTTCCACCATAATCCATCGTCACATTTTTAAGAGATAATACCTTTTCAGCAGCAGTCTCCATACACTCACCCCTTACCTATAATTATGTTATTATTCTAACATTTACTTGTGAAAATTGTGATGATTTCCCTTTTCTTTAGAATCCGGATTCAAAACCGCTTGCTCTCCAAAATCTCAACAAATCTCGTGGAAGCTGGTGATAGTGGCACGGTTTTTAAAAAGCAGACACCAATACTCCTCTTCGGAATATCTTCAAGTAATTGGGCTTCAGATAACGATCCATTCTCTAAATACTCTTTGGAAAACTCTCTCGTTACACATGCAATGCCCAAATTGATTTTGGCAAACTCCAATAATAAGTCATGAGAACCTAATTCAAATTCTGGTGAAAACTGTATGCCGCGCGCTATCATAAAGTCCTCTACATACTTTCTTGAATTAGATTTTGGTTCAAGAAATATTAAAGGTAATTTCACTAACTCATTAAGACCTAACGGCTTTGCTAATATCTTTTTAAATTTCTCTCCGTAAACAAATATATCTTGGACATCAAAACAAGGTCTCACTTCCAATGTAGGATCGTCAATGGGTAGGTTACAAATCGCAATATCTACCTCACCTGATTTTAGCGTCGCACAGAGCTCCACAGTTGTTCCATTAACAATTTTGAACTTTATATTTGGGTAACCATTATGAAAAAACTCTAAAAAGGGCAATAAAAAATACCTCGAAATGGTATCACCTACACCAATCTTTAATTCACCTGTCGTTAAATTCTTAAATTCTAAAATCTTTTCTTCTCCAACACGCAGAAGGTTAATAGCTGAATTTGCATATTCAAATAATAGATTACCTTCATTTGTTAACGACACGCCTTTAGGTGTTCGGTTAAAAAGGCGTGTATCCAATTCTTTTTCTAACTGCATGATGGACTGACTGACGGCTGGTTGTGTCATATATAACTCTCTTGCTGCCTTGGAAAAGCTTTTATTAACAGCTACCTGACAAAAAACTTTATATAAATCTAGTTTACTTACCATATAAGCACCCCTTATACCTATCATTCGATATATTAATTTTACTTATACCATTACACTGATGTATATTACAAGTAGATAGTTAGATAATGATAATATCAATTACGCCTCGGCGTGATTGCGTCCAAATTTTGAATTGCATTTGTGCAATTCATTCCTTTAAAAATTTGTGACATCCGCCGGAGGCTTACCTTGCTTCGGCAGAAGCAAGGTAAATAGACTTTATAATTCTGAGGAGCGATTCAATTGGGAAGAGTAGTTGGAACAGTTGCGAGAGGTCTACGTTGCCCTATTATCAATCAAGGGGACAATATCGAAGACATCGTTGTAGATAGCGTATTACAAGCCGCAGAAATTGAAGGCTTTCACATTAATGATAAAGATATCGTCTCCATTACAGAATCTATCGTTGCCCGTGCACAAGGGAACTATGCAACCATCGATCAAATTGCCAAAGATGTTCACGCTAAATTTGGAGACGACACAATCGGTGTCATTTTTCCGATTTTAAGCCGCAACCGCTTTGCAAACTGTCTTCGTGGTATTGCAAAAGGGGCTAAGAAAATTGTCATTATGCTGAGTTACCCGTCTGATGAAGTTGGAAATCACCTAATCAGCCTTGATCAATTGGATGAAAAAGGAATTAACCCATGGACGGATGTGCTTACTGAGCAAGAATTCCGCCAGCATTTTGGCTACCAAAAGCATACGTTCACGGGAGTCGACTATATTGATTACTACAAATCGTTAGCTGCAGAATTTGGGGTTGAATGTGAGATTATCTTCTCTCAAAAACCGAAAACCATTTTACATTATACGAAGAGTGTTTTAACATGTGACATTCACACGCGTTTCCGTACAAAGCGTATTTTAGAAGAAAACGGTGCTGAAAAAGTATTTACACTGGATGATATTTTATCAGAATCGGTGGATGGTAGCGGCTATAACGAAGAATACGGCTTACTTGGTTCAAACAAATCAACAGATGATGGGGTTAAACTTTTCCCACGCAACTGCCAACCAGTCGTCGACAATATTCAACGTATGTTACTCGAAAAAACAGGTAAAGTAGTGGAAGTAATGGTTTACGGAGACGGAGCGTTTAAGGACCCTGTCGGTAAGATTTGGGAGCTAGCTGATCCAGTCGTATCTCCTGCATACACGCCTGGACTTGCAGGTAAGCCAAACGAAGTAAAACTGAAATACTTGGCAGACAACAACTTTGCAGACCTACGTGGCGAAGAGTTAAACAAAGCGATCTCCGAATTCATCGACAACAAAGATGAGGACCTCACTGGTTCAATGGAAGCGCAAGGTACGACTCCACGGAAACTAACAGACCTCATTGGTTCTCTCTCTGACTTAACGTCAGGTAGTGGAGATAAAGGTACACCTATTGTCTTTATCCAAGGGTACTTTGATAACTTTACGAAATAAAATAAACGAACACAATGCCAGGCAATCGAAATCTCCATAATTCGATTGCCTGGTATTTTTTATTTTAAATTGAGCATTGACATTTTACAACCATCGTTATATGGTTAGTTACATAAGTAACTAACCAACATGGTGGTGAAGAAGTGAAAAACTTAATTGATGATGGTCGGCCAATTTTCATTCAAATTGCCGAGCGAGTTGAAGATGACATTATTGAAGGCGTCCTGCCAGAAGAATCGCAAGTCCCCTCAACCAATCAGTTCGCCGCATTTTACAAAATCAATCCTGCTACTGCTGCGAAAGGTGTAAATCTGTTGGTAGACGAAGAAATTTTATATAAAAAGCGAGGGATTGGAATGTTTGTGGCAGAAGGAGCGCGAGCAAAAGTAAAGGAAAAGCGTAAAGAACAATTTTTTGAACAGTATATAGTCACGATGATTCAGGAGGCGGAGAAGCTTGGAATTACAGCGGACCAGTTAACGGATATGATTCGGAGAGGAGATAATAAACGATGAACAAAGTGATTGAAGTTAAACAGCTTACAAAATCATATGGGCAGTTTGCAGCTTTACAGGACGTCAGTTTCTCCATCTATGCAAATAAAATATACGGACTTCTCGGTAGAAACGGCGCAGGAAAAACAACGATGATGAAAATGATTACAGCTCAACTTTTTCCGACTAGTGGTGATTTAAATGTATTTGGAGTAGACCCCTATGAAAATGCCAACGCTCTTAGCCAAATATGTTTTATTAAAGAAAGCCAACAGTACCCTGACTATTACAGCGTTCTTGATGTTTTGGAAGTCTCCAAATCTATTTTTCCAAATTGGGACGCCGACTTGTCTAGCTCACTAGTCGATGATTTCAATTTACCTTTGAAACGGAGAATTAAAAAGCTGTCGCGCGGAATGCTTTCAGCAGTCGGAATTGTCGTAGGTCTCGCAAGTCGGGCACCACTAACTATTTTTGATGAACCGTATTTGGGGCTCGATGCGGTTTCAAGAGGGGTATTTTACGATCGATTAATGGAGGATTATTCAGAACATCCTCGTACCGTCATCTTATCTACCCACTTAATTGACGAGGTAAGTAACTTGCTTGAGCATGTGTTAGTTATTGACAACGGCAAGCTAATCATTGACAAAGATGCGGAGGAACTGCGTGGGAAAGCATTTACAGTCACAGGGCAAGCTTCGAAGGTGGAAGCAT
Proteins encoded:
- a CDS encoding ABC transporter ATP-binding protein yields the protein METAAEKVLSLKNVTMDYGGKRVLNGVNLEVSRGQIIGYIGPNGAGKSTTVKIMLGLIDTYQGKVKIFGQDIASGDPSYKRKIGYVPENAEAYDNLTASEYLVFVAELYGMSREYAEEKATKLMNEFDLGDVRNTRLSSFSKGMKQKVLIISSLLHDPDLLFLDEPLSGLDANSMMVIQEILAQLAAQGKTIFYSSHIMDLVEKISNRIVLLVKGEVIADGSFEELQEMSEEGTLAEIFNQLTGFTDHKNRAEKFVSIVQEGQTYA
- a CDS encoding LysR family transcriptional regulator → MVSKLDLYKVFCQVAVNKSFSKAARELYMTQPAVSQSIMQLEKELDTRLFNRTPKGVSLTNEGNLLFEYANSAINLLRVGEEKILEFKNLTTGELKIGVGDTISRYFLLPFLEFFHNGYPNIKFKIVNGTTVELCATLKSGEVDIAICNLPIDDPTLEVRPCFDVQDIFVYGEKFKKILAKPLGLNELVKLPLIFLEPKSNSRKYVEDFMIARGIQFSPEFELGSHDLLLEFAKINLGIACVTREFSKEYLENGSLSEAQLLEDIPKRSIGVCFLKTVPLSPASTRFVEILESKRF
- a CDS encoding coenzyme F420-0:L-glutamate ligase; the encoded protein is MGRVVGTVARGLRCPIINQGDNIEDIVVDSVLQAAEIEGFHINDKDIVSITESIVARAQGNYATIDQIAKDVHAKFGDDTIGVIFPILSRNRFANCLRGIAKGAKKIVIMLSYPSDEVGNHLISLDQLDEKGINPWTDVLTEQEFRQHFGYQKHTFTGVDYIDYYKSLAAEFGVECEIIFSQKPKTILHYTKSVLTCDIHTRFRTKRILEENGAEKVFTLDDILSESVDGSGYNEEYGLLGSNKSTDDGVKLFPRNCQPVVDNIQRMLLEKTGKVVEVMVYGDGAFKDPVGKIWELADPVVSPAYTPGLAGKPNEVKLKYLADNNFADLRGEELNKAISEFIDNKDEDLTGSMEAQGTTPRKLTDLIGSLSDLTSGSGDKGTPIVFIQGYFDNFTK
- a CDS encoding GntR family transcriptional regulator; protein product: MKNLIDDGRPIFIQIAERVEDDIIEGVLPEESQVPSTNQFAAFYKINPATAAKGVNLLVDEEILYKKRGIGMFVAEGARAKVKEKRKEQFFEQYIVTMIQEAEKLGITADQLTDMIRRGDNKR
- a CDS encoding ABC transporter ATP-binding protein yields the protein MNKVIEVKQLTKSYGQFAALQDVSFSIYANKIYGLLGRNGAGKTTMMKMITAQLFPTSGDLNVFGVDPYENANALSQICFIKESQQYPDYYSVLDVLEVSKSIFPNWDADLSSSLVDDFNLPLKRRIKKLSRGMLSAVGIVVGLASRAPLTIFDEPYLGLDAVSRGVFYDRLMEDYSEHPRTVILSTHLIDEVSNLLEHVLVIDNGKLIIDKDAEELRGKAFTVTGQASKVEAFLVGKETVHREPFGGLLSATVIRSKDGSDQQQGEASGLEVSPVSLQQLVVHLTNDKKGVFA